One genomic segment of Gadus chalcogrammus isolate NIFS_2021 chromosome 3, NIFS_Gcha_1.0, whole genome shotgun sequence includes these proteins:
- the ccdc86 gene encoding coiled-coil domain-containing protein 86 — protein MNTPGECISTEKSEPELTEEPESTQDVDKVTRTRSGRRVRTPALLADSQVPSPAKPSTRRTRKSVISLDKGDSEEGHTMTRISEAPVGESTDSPMLLENESNKSEGRIETVPSTMETAPVHPGEKPQEAALFVPGTKQTTASQIPLGKPKSGRVWKDRNKQRFSAVVRDKPLRTSWGKKMAAKQEQQLVKKFSLQLKQDKAKEKEDKRKRTEETLKRRAENERKSEIVQVIRNTSKIKRMKKKQLRKVEKRDTLAILQKTQNEKTKGQRSRKEKVVDK, from the exons ATGAATACCCCAGGAGAGTGTATTTCGACTGAAAAGTCAGAGCCCGAGTTAACAGAAGAGCCCGAAAGCACGCAGGACGTGGATAAAGTTACACGGACTCGTAGCGGACGCAGGGTCCGCACGCCAGCCCTCTTGGCCGACTCTCAGGTCCCTAGTCCAGCAAAACCCTCGACACGCAGGACGAGGAAATCTGTTATTTCTTTGGATAAAGGAGATTCGGAGGAAGGACATACCATGACGCGTATATCAGAGGCGCCCGTAGGAGAGTCTACAGATTCCCCCATGCTGCTTGAAAACGAGTCCAATAAATCAGAAGGACGCATAGAAACGGTCCCTAGTACGATGGAAACGGCCCCCGTACACCCCGGTGAAAAGCCCCAGGAGGCGGCTCTATTTGTCCCGGGAACGAAACAGACCACGGCATCACAGATACCTCTGGGAAAACCGAAATCGGGTCGAGTTTGGAAGGACCGGAATAAACAAAG GTTCTCTGCAGTGGTCAGGGATAAGCCCCTGCGTACTTCTTGGGGAAAAAAGATGGCAGCCAAACAAGAGCAgcagttggtcaaaaagttctCCCTTCAACTTAAACAAGACAAGGCCAAAGAGAAAGAG GACAAGAGGAAACGGACGGAGGAGACATTGAAACGACGTGCTGAGAATGAGCGCAAGTCAGAGATTGTTCAAGTG ATCCGGAATACATCAAAGATaaagaggatgaagaagaaacAGTTGAGGAAAGTTGAGAAGAGGGATACATTGGCCATCCTGCAGAAGACCCAAAATGAGAAGACTAAGGGTCAGCGTAGCCGCAAAGAAAAAGTTGTTGATAAATAA